A window of the Candida orthopsilosis Co 90-125, chromosome 1 draft sequence genome harbors these coding sequences:
- a CDS encoding Pho100 inducible acid phosphatase, with amino-acid sequence MQFLTQSILLFLATAVIAKNIILSNDDGWQATNIRATYYKLKEAGHEVWLVAPVSQRSGFGGKFDIPTSPTLQTDGEFKYPPAGSPSWGHEEEDDHIWYFNGTPASSIAFGLQYVIPEKFNNASIDLVVAGPNEGTNLSPGMFTLSGTVGATYNSVYRGYPAVAFSGSNSNNSFFKDSLDLNDTSEPSTIYANKVTEFVDQIFKAQGDNSRALPLGVGLNVNFPKVGYENESCTDPAWVFTRLTGQYASGADLKYNASSNSFEWAQTSWQALTVCNNGDCSLPSENLIVEHTKCATSVSVFAIDYDANLGITNQVEGLLDPLFKKN; translated from the coding sequence ATGCAATTCTTGACccaatcaattcttttgttccTCGCTACTGCTGTTATTGCTAAAAATATCATCTTGAGTAACGATGATGGATGGCAAGCAACCAACATTAGAGCCACTTACtacaagttgaaagaagCTGGTCATGAAGTGTGGTTAGTTGCTCCAGTTTCACAAAGATCTGGTTTCGGTGGTAAATTCGATATTCCAACTTCTCCAACTTTACAAACTGATGGTGAATTTAAATACCCGCCAGCTGGTTCTCCGTCATGGGGTcacgaagaagaagatgatcATATTTGGTACTTCAATGGTACTccagcttcatcaattgcttttggTTTGCAATATGTTATTCCAGAGAAATTTAACAACGCCTCTATTGATTTAGTTGTTGCTGGTCCAAATGAAGGTACAAACTTGTCTCCTGGAATGTTTACTTTGTCAGGAACTGTTGGTGCCACTTACAATTCGGTGTACAGAGGATACCCAGCTGTTGCTTTCAGTGGATCCAACTCCAACAACTCATTCTTTAAAGAttcattggatttgaaCGATACCAGTGAACCATCAACCATCTACGCTAACAAAGTTACCGAATTTGTTGaccaaattttcaaagctCAAGGTGATAACTCAAGAGCTTTACCTCTTGGTGTTGGATTGAATGTCAACTTCCCCAAAGTTGGTTATGAAAATGAATCTTGTACTGACCCAGCATGGGTTTTCACTAGATTGACTGGTCAATATGCAAGTGGTGCTGACTTGAAATACAATGCTTCATCAAACTCATTCGAATGGGCTCAAACTAGCTGGCAAGCACTTACCGTCTGTAACAACGGTGATTGTTCATTACCATCAGAAAACTTGATTGTGGAACATACTAAATGTGCTACTTCTGTTTCCGTCTTCGCTATTGATTACGATGCCAACTTGGGAATCACTAACCAAGTTGAAGGTTTATTGGACCCATTGTTCAAGAAGAATTAG